A genomic segment from Actinoplanes sichuanensis encodes:
- a CDS encoding cytochrome c biogenesis CcdA family protein, producing the protein MGGAFEGAVTDGPMLLAIGAALLAGLVSILSPCVLPLIPGYLSYVTGLAGSDMESVMGRNGATTTVALRSRVLAGSSLFVLGFSVVFTLMVTLVSNVFLQLTTHKEVLNTVIGVVIIVLGLGYLGWIPGFQREARITRLPAAGLAGAPIFGAVFALSWIPCVGPTLGAVMGLATTTGQTDRSIVLALAFSFGLGVPFIVFGLFFRRMLGVFTVVRRNSRWVTRIGGGLLILVGLALVTGAWDQFLIWLTTVVDFSEVPVL; encoded by the coding sequence ATGGGCGGCGCCTTCGAAGGTGCGGTGACCGACGGGCCGATGCTCCTGGCGATCGGCGCGGCACTGCTCGCCGGGTTGGTCAGCATCCTGTCGCCGTGTGTGTTGCCGCTGATCCCAGGCTACCTCTCCTACGTCACCGGCCTGGCCGGTTCCGACATGGAATCGGTGATGGGCCGGAACGGCGCCACGACGACGGTGGCACTCAGGAGCCGCGTGCTGGCCGGCAGCAGTCTCTTCGTGCTCGGCTTCTCGGTCGTGTTCACCTTGATGGTCACCCTGGTGTCGAACGTCTTCCTGCAGCTCACGACCCACAAGGAAGTGCTCAACACCGTCATCGGCGTGGTGATCATCGTGCTGGGTCTGGGATATCTGGGCTGGATCCCGGGCTTCCAGCGGGAGGCCCGGATCACCAGGCTGCCGGCCGCCGGGCTGGCCGGGGCACCGATCTTCGGGGCGGTCTTCGCGCTGTCGTGGATCCCGTGTGTCGGCCCGACCCTGGGTGCGGTGATGGGTCTGGCGACCACCACCGGACAGACCGACCGTTCGATCGTGCTCGCGCTGGCGTTCAGTTTCGGACTGGGCGTGCCGTTCATCGTCTTCGGACTCTTCTTCCGCCGGATGCTCGGCGTCTTCACCGTCGTCCGCCGCAACAGCCGGTGGGTGACCCGGATCGGTGGCGGCCTGCTCATCCTGGTCGGCCTGGCCCTGGTCACCGGCGCCTGGGACCAGTTCCTGATCTGGCTGACCACCGTCGTCGACTTCTCTGAGGTGCCGGTGCTGTGA
- a CDS encoding histidine phosphatase family protein, with translation MSEPTKTTVHVLRHGEVYNPTKILYGRLPDFHLSELGNQMAKAAAEVLSGRDITHVVASPLERAQETAAPFAAEFKLDIASDVRLIESANYFEGKRVSVGDGAFSNPRHWWVLRDPITPSWGEAYLVIAQRMFAAVQAARVAAEGHEAVCVSHQLPIWTLRRYVEGKRLWHDPRKRECGLASLTSFRFEGSKVVGIDYSEPAAHLVAMSATAKTAKGA, from the coding sequence ATGAGCGAGCCGACCAAGACCACGGTGCACGTGCTGCGGCACGGCGAGGTCTACAACCCCACCAAGATCCTGTACGGCCGCCTGCCCGACTTCCACCTGTCGGAACTGGGTAACCAGATGGCGAAGGCGGCCGCCGAGGTGCTGTCCGGCCGAGACATCACGCACGTGGTGGCCAGCCCGCTGGAGCGCGCCCAGGAGACCGCCGCCCCGTTCGCCGCCGAGTTCAAGCTGGACATCGCGTCGGACGTGCGACTGATCGAGAGCGCCAACTACTTCGAGGGCAAGCGGGTCTCGGTCGGTGACGGCGCGTTCAGCAACCCCCGGCACTGGTGGGTGCTGCGTGACCCGATCACCCCGTCCTGGGGCGAGGCCTACCTGGTGATCGCGCAGCGGATGTTCGCCGCCGTGCAGGCCGCCCGGGTGGCCGCGGAGGGCCACGAGGCGGTCTGCGTCTCGCACCAGCTGCCGATCTGGACGCTGCGGCGCTACGTCGAGGGCAAGCGTCTCTGGCACGATCCGCGTAAGCGTGAGTGCGGACTCGCCAGTCTCACCTCGTTCCGTTTCGAAGGGTCCAAGGTGGTCGGTATCGACTACTCGGAGCCCGCCGCCCATCTGGTCGCCATGTCCGCGACGGCCAAGACCGCCAAGGGGGCCTGA
- a CDS encoding TlpA family protein disulfide reductase translates to MRRLAAVAIAAVTAAGFLTGCGGEENWAKKCSTTNLVVECTPEQRPLVGGVTGELLDGGTYDLQNDRGKVVVVNFWGSWCAPCRAEADDLEKTYQATKAKEVTFLGVNTRDERDSAKAFEKGYQVTYGSLFDVGSKVGLKFDVTQNAIPSTLILDRQGRIAVAIRRATTIDELQPLVEKIAAEATG, encoded by the coding sequence ATGCGCCGCCTCGCCGCCGTCGCAATCGCCGCGGTCACCGCCGCCGGGTTCCTGACCGGCTGCGGCGGCGAGGAGAACTGGGCCAAGAAGTGCTCCACCACGAATCTCGTGGTGGAGTGCACCCCGGAGCAACGGCCACTGGTCGGCGGTGTCACCGGCGAGCTGCTCGACGGCGGCACCTACGACCTGCAGAACGACCGCGGCAAGGTGGTCGTGGTCAACTTCTGGGGCTCGTGGTGCGCGCCGTGCCGGGCCGAGGCCGACGACCTGGAGAAGACGTACCAGGCGACCAAGGCCAAGGAGGTCACGTTCCTCGGGGTCAACACCCGCGACGAGCGTGACTCGGCGAAGGCGTTCGAGAAGGGCTACCAGGTCACGTACGGCAGCCTGTTCGACGTCGGCAGCAAGGTCGGGCTGAAGTTCGACGTCACGCAGAACGCCATCCCGAGCACCCTGATCCTGGACCGGCAGGGCCGGATCGCGGTCGCCATCCGGCGGGCCACCACGATCGACGAGCTGCAACCGCTGGTCGAGAAGATCGCGGCGGAGGCGACCGGCTGA
- the resB gene encoding cytochrome c biogenesis protein ResB codes for MTVVEDRPTTADTPPPKRPNPVWALLRNSWRQLTSMRTALILLFLLAVAAVPGSIFPQRGVNRENVSEYFAANPKLAPILDRFFAFDVYASPWFAAIYLLLFTSLIGCVVPRLRDHFRALTTVPPDAPKRLDRLPHHVDGGRRPEEPAAAAADLANRLRRSRFRTRVRETPDGWTVAAEKGYLKETGNLLFHFAMLAVLVGVGFGQWYGWHANRLLIAGQDQEFCNAVTQHDESVLGPRVDASDLPEFCMWMTDFSSTFQENGIPKSFRANVQVSEGGGAYRQTSFSVNDPLRLAGANINLIGQGYAPVLRYTDRFGASQEKVVAFLPTDNMLTSEGVVQFPDVNIDPATDKRDPKLQMGFEGVFLPTGGDDGSARSKYPAENNPVLYLAAYRGDLGLDSGKPGSVYALNRGQIQDGDLKKVSGERPYVLRPGEKWTLDDGTTLEFVGTRRFATISIRHDPTQFLMLVGAVLGLAGLMLSLSVHRRRVWFRVVPAEGGSAIEAGGLPRTDYAGFGDEFTTLTRHVKEGTP; via the coding sequence GTGACTGTCGTCGAGGACCGGCCCACCACCGCCGACACGCCGCCGCCGAAACGGCCCAACCCGGTCTGGGCGCTCCTGCGCAACTCGTGGCGGCAGCTGACCAGCATGCGGACCGCGCTGATCCTGCTCTTCCTGCTCGCGGTCGCGGCGGTGCCCGGTTCGATCTTCCCGCAGCGCGGGGTGAACCGGGAGAACGTCTCCGAGTACTTCGCGGCGAACCCGAAACTGGCACCGATCCTGGACCGGTTCTTCGCTTTCGACGTCTACGCGTCACCCTGGTTCGCGGCGATCTACCTGCTGCTGTTCACATCGCTGATCGGGTGCGTGGTACCCCGCCTCCGTGATCATTTCCGGGCGCTCACGACCGTACCGCCGGATGCTCCGAAGCGTCTGGACCGCCTGCCGCACCATGTCGACGGCGGGCGACGCCCGGAGGAACCCGCGGCCGCCGCCGCGGACCTGGCGAACCGGCTGCGCCGCAGCCGGTTCCGGACCCGGGTGCGGGAGACGCCGGACGGCTGGACGGTCGCGGCCGAGAAGGGCTATCTGAAAGAGACCGGCAACCTGCTCTTCCACTTCGCCATGCTCGCGGTGCTGGTCGGGGTCGGTTTCGGTCAGTGGTACGGCTGGCACGCGAACCGCCTGCTGATCGCCGGTCAGGACCAGGAGTTCTGCAACGCCGTCACGCAGCACGACGAGTCGGTCCTCGGCCCCCGCGTCGACGCCTCCGATCTGCCCGAGTTCTGCATGTGGATGACCGATTTCAGCTCCACCTTCCAGGAGAACGGCATCCCCAAGTCGTTCCGGGCCAACGTGCAGGTCAGCGAGGGTGGCGGCGCCTACCGGCAGACGTCGTTCTCGGTCAACGACCCGCTGCGGCTGGCCGGGGCCAATATCAACCTGATCGGCCAGGGCTACGCGCCGGTGCTGCGCTACACCGACCGGTTCGGCGCCTCGCAGGAGAAGGTCGTCGCCTTCCTGCCCACCGACAACATGCTGACCAGCGAGGGTGTCGTCCAGTTCCCGGACGTCAACATCGATCCGGCCACCGACAAGCGCGATCCGAAGCTGCAGATGGGCTTCGAGGGTGTCTTCCTACCGACCGGCGGCGACGACGGCAGCGCCCGCTCGAAGTACCCGGCGGAGAACAATCCGGTGCTCTATCTGGCCGCCTACCGCGGCGATCTGGGCTTGGACTCCGGAAAGCCGGGCTCGGTGTACGCGCTGAACCGCGGCCAGATCCAGGACGGCGACCTCAAGAAGGTCAGCGGCGAGCGGCCGTACGTGCTACGACCGGGCGAGAAGTGGACCCTCGACGACGGGACCACACTCGAGTTCGTCGGCACCCGCCGGTTCGCGACGATCTCCATCCGGCACGATCCCACCCAGTTCCTGATGCTGGTCGGAGCGGTTCTCGGTCTGGCCGGGCTGATGCTGTCGCTCTCCGTGCACCGGCGTAGGGTCTGGTTCCGGGTGGTCCCCGCCGAGGGCGGCAGCGCGATCGAAGCCGGTGGCCTGCCCCGCACCGACTACGCGGGTTTCGGCGATGAGTTCACGACGCTCACCCGGCATGTCAAGGAAGGGACGCCCTGA